The proteins below come from a single Agromyces flavus genomic window:
- a CDS encoding ATP-dependent zinc protease family protein, which translates to MTEPTHSSTIAGWREWVRLPQAEIDWIKAKLDTGARSSALHAFDVEEFERDGSSWVRFGIHPWQDTDIDAATVELPVHDRRVIRSSTGHTQERLVVLMDVVLLGRAVTAEVTLTNRDEMGFRMLVGREALRNGFLVDAGRSFVGGRAPRPIRRRNRGRA; encoded by the coding sequence ATGACAGAGCCCACCCATTCAAGCACCATCGCCGGATGGCGCGAATGGGTGCGTCTCCCCCAGGCCGAGATCGACTGGATCAAGGCCAAGCTCGACACCGGTGCCCGCTCGTCGGCGCTCCACGCGTTCGACGTCGAGGAGTTCGAGCGGGACGGCTCGTCGTGGGTGCGGTTCGGCATCCACCCCTGGCAGGACACCGACATCGACGCGGCGACCGTCGAGCTTCCGGTGCACGATCGCCGCGTCATCCGCAGCTCGACGGGGCATACGCAGGAGCGGCTGGTCGTGCTCATGGACGTCGTGCTGCTCGGTCGCGCGGTGACCGCCGAGGTGACGCTCACCAATCGCGACGAGATGGGGTTCCGCATGCTGGTCGGCCGCGAGGCGCTGCGGAACGGGTTCCTCGTCGATGCCGGGCGTTCCTTCGTGGGCGGGCGCGCGCCCCGACCCATCCGCCGTCGCAACCGCGGGCGCGCCTGA